The Falco naumanni isolate bFalNau1 chromosome 1, bFalNau1.pat, whole genome shotgun sequence genome window below encodes:
- the RAD51D gene encoding DNA repair protein RAD51 homolog 4 isoform X2 has protein sequence MVVLRAGLCPGLTEEMIGLLRASGIRTVVDFVSSDLEDIAQKCSLSYKVLVAVRRVLLAQFSAFPANGADLYEELKSSTAILPTGSPSLDQLLDSGLYTGEVTELMGAPGSGKTQVCLGISVSVSLGLKQHVLFLDSTGGFTASRVYQMLRAQTEDEEEQLEALQRIQVVRVFDIYEVLSALQELRDHLSQQVVSSMGPVKVVVIDSVSSVIYPLLGGKQSEGLAIMMQLARELKTLAREFSLAVVVTNQVTRDSSTSQLKPALGRSWSFVPSTRVLLENKEATQEKATTQRLASLAKSPRQPMGIQVELDIGNGDVQELSPVTPTQGL, from the exons ATGGTGGTCCTAcgggctgggctctgccccggTCTCACCGAGGAGATGATCGGGCTCCTCCGGGCCAGCGGCATTCGGACGG TGGTAGACTTTGTGTCATCAGACCTCGAGGACATTGCCCAGAAGTGTTCCCTGTCTTACAAG GTGCTGGTTGCAGTGAGACGTGTGCTTCTGGCCCAGTTCTCTGCCTTCCCCGCCAATGGAGCAGACCTCTACGAGGAGCTCAAGAGCTCCACGGCCATCCTGCCCACTGGGAGCCCAAG CCTGGACCAGCTGCTGGACTCTGGGCTGTACACAGGGGAAGTGACGGAGCTCATGGGAGCACCTGGCAGTGGGAAGACGCAG GTGTGCCTGGGCATTTCGGTCAGTGTATCTCTTGGCCTCAAGCAACATGTCCTGTTTCTCGACTCCACGGGGGGATTCACCGCCTCCCGTGTCTACCAGATGCTTCGAGCCCAGACAGAGGATGAGGAAGAGCAG ctggaggctcTGCAGCGGATCCAGGTAGTCCGTGTGTTTGACATCTATGAAGTGCTGAGTGCCTTGCAGGAGCTGCGGGATCACCTCTCCCAGCAG GTCGTGAGCTCCATGGGACCTGTCAAGGTCGTGGTGATCGACTCTGTCTCATCTGTGATTTACCCACTGCTGGGCGGCAAGCAGTCAGAGG GTTTGGCCATCATGATGCAGCTGGCTAGGGAGCTGAAGACTCTGGCCAGGGAGTTCAGCCTTGCTGTTGTG GTGACTAACCAGGTGACAAGGGACAGCAGCACCAGTCAACTGAAGCCAGCCCTTGGCCGCTCCTGGAGTTTTGTGCCCAGCACCCGGGTGCTGCTGGAGAACAAAGAAGCCACCCAGGAGAAAGCCACCACGCAGCGCTTGGCTTCCTTGGCAAAGTCACCCCGGCAG CCGATGGGGATACAGGTGGAGCTGGATATTGGAAATGGTGATGTGCAGGAGCTGAGCCCTGTGACACCCACACAGGGGCTCTGA
- the RAD51D gene encoding DNA repair protein RAD51 homolog 4 isoform X1, with protein MGPLVLLIPVALALPGMARAGTWGQSGGDSLSSPQLSNSTGQLLSKTENFYQLLSLICFARNYLFCNGRQGHLRGKTPVLHSVRHPACPLEVSAEDTDVLPVGAVVDFVSSDLEDIAQKCSLSYKVLVAVRRVLLAQFSAFPANGADLYEELKSSTAILPTGSPSLDQLLDSGLYTGEVTELMGAPGSGKTQVCLGISVSVSLGLKQHVLFLDSTGGFTASRVYQMLRAQTEDEEEQLEALQRIQVVRVFDIYEVLSALQELRDHLSQQVVSSMGPVKVVVIDSVSSVIYPLLGGKQSEGLAIMMQLARELKTLAREFSLAVVVTNQVTRDSSTSQLKPALGRSWSFVPSTRVLLENKEATQEKATTQRLASLAKSPRQPMGIQVELDIGNGDVQELSPVTPTQGL; from the exons ATGGGGCCACTAGTTCTTCTCATTCCTGTGGCTTTAGCACTCCCTGGCATGGCCAGGGCTGGCACCTGGGGTCAGTCAGGAGGGGACTCTCTTAGCTCACCCCAGCTATCAAACAGCACTGGGCAGCTCTTGAGCAAAACAGAGAATTTTTACCAGCTTCTCTCCCTGATCTGTTTtgcaagaaattatttgttttgcaaCGGGCGGCAGGGCCATCTCAGAGGAAAAACTCCAGTGCTCCATTCGGTCAGGCATCCTGCTTGCCCACTTGAAGTGTCGGCAGAGGACACAGACGTTTTGCCTGTTGGTGCAG TGGTAGACTTTGTGTCATCAGACCTCGAGGACATTGCCCAGAAGTGTTCCCTGTCTTACAAG GTGCTGGTTGCAGTGAGACGTGTGCTTCTGGCCCAGTTCTCTGCCTTCCCCGCCAATGGAGCAGACCTCTACGAGGAGCTCAAGAGCTCCACGGCCATCCTGCCCACTGGGAGCCCAAG CCTGGACCAGCTGCTGGACTCTGGGCTGTACACAGGGGAAGTGACGGAGCTCATGGGAGCACCTGGCAGTGGGAAGACGCAG GTGTGCCTGGGCATTTCGGTCAGTGTATCTCTTGGCCTCAAGCAACATGTCCTGTTTCTCGACTCCACGGGGGGATTCACCGCCTCCCGTGTCTACCAGATGCTTCGAGCCCAGACAGAGGATGAGGAAGAGCAG ctggaggctcTGCAGCGGATCCAGGTAGTCCGTGTGTTTGACATCTATGAAGTGCTGAGTGCCTTGCAGGAGCTGCGGGATCACCTCTCCCAGCAG GTCGTGAGCTCCATGGGACCTGTCAAGGTCGTGGTGATCGACTCTGTCTCATCTGTGATTTACCCACTGCTGGGCGGCAAGCAGTCAGAGG GTTTGGCCATCATGATGCAGCTGGCTAGGGAGCTGAAGACTCTGGCCAGGGAGTTCAGCCTTGCTGTTGTG GTGACTAACCAGGTGACAAGGGACAGCAGCACCAGTCAACTGAAGCCAGCCCTTGGCCGCTCCTGGAGTTTTGTGCCCAGCACCCGGGTGCTGCTGGAGAACAAAGAAGCCACCCAGGAGAAAGCCACCACGCAGCGCTTGGCTTCCTTGGCAAAGTCACCCCGGCAG CCGATGGGGATACAGGTGGAGCTGGATATTGGAAATGGTGATGTGCAGGAGCTGAGCCCTGTGACACCCACACAGGGGCTCTGA